Proteins encoded within one genomic window of Flavobacterium gilvum:
- a CDS encoding nuclear transport factor 2 family protein produces the protein MKKILILLFVSFNFAFAQVPKNSELFLALQKHDSIFFDRCFNQCDYVYMEKMIHKDLVFYHDRGGIQDKQKFLENTKNNLCSDPNKKPIRKVRKESLEVFPLYDNGVLYGVVQNGIHDFYIREPNKGDNYTGTAKFTHVYLLENKEWILKEVLSFDHK, from the coding sequence ATGAAAAAAATACTGATTTTACTTTTCGTATCCTTCAATTTTGCGTTTGCGCAAGTACCCAAAAACTCCGAATTGTTTTTGGCTTTGCAAAAACACGACAGTATTTTTTTTGATCGATGTTTTAATCAGTGCGACTACGTTTATATGGAAAAGATGATACACAAAGATCTTGTGTTTTATCATGACCGAGGCGGCATTCAGGACAAGCAGAAATTTTTGGAAAACACCAAAAATAATCTTTGTTCGGACCCAAATAAAAAACCAATCCGAAAAGTTCGTAAAGAGTCTTTGGAAGTTTTTCCGTTATATGATAATGGTGTTCTCTACGGAGTTGTACAAAACGGGATACATGATTTCTATATCCGAGAACCCAACAAAGGAGACAATTATACAGGAACAGCAAAATTCACTCATGTTTATTTGCTTGAAAATAAAGAATGGATTCTTAAAGAAGTTTTAAGCTTTGATCACAAATAA
- a CDS encoding porin — protein MKKYIIYWIFLLPILSFGQIKTLEENAGQQPLIPTPKLTLLKDVDIIFNTRMAFDNYFVNGDHTNSAFSMNQLRLEVKGKIHDKVFFRFRNRYTKIADNGTVDNINRAVDMAYLVFDVTPQAKFSFGKMIGDWGGYELLTNPIEILSYNTINNTADNFLVGAAFSFALEDHKNIFNFQLLNSRTKTFQEQYATNLPPGIEISEMPLAAVGNWKGHLFDNKLETTYSYSFFNDAKNAKGNYVSLGNKFKAGKLTLFYDFQYSNEGLDRKSVVTNIIKSKYVYAAEDVSYMENWVRAEYQIRPRLNLLLTVMNSNASWNGNPDPNKENNLLKSYGIIPTVEYLPFKDFNLKFYAGYIAKKNNYSSYAQNTFGAVDGTTGQVSFGIIAPLLVL, from the coding sequence ATGAAAAAATATATTATTTATTGGATATTTTTATTGCCAATTTTATCTTTTGGGCAAATAAAAACGCTTGAAGAAAATGCCGGACAGCAGCCATTGATTCCTACTCCTAAGTTAACGTTGTTAAAAGATGTAGATATTATTTTTAATACCCGAATGGCTTTCGATAATTATTTTGTTAATGGAGATCATACAAATTCTGCTTTCTCCATGAACCAATTACGATTGGAAGTGAAAGGGAAAATTCACGACAAAGTTTTCTTTAGATTTAGAAACAGGTATACCAAAATTGCCGATAACGGAACTGTAGATAATATTAATCGTGCCGTTGATATGGCTTATTTGGTGTTTGATGTAACGCCGCAGGCAAAATTTAGTTTTGGAAAAATGATTGGTGATTGGGGAGGTTATGAGCTTTTGACAAATCCAATAGAGATTTTATCATACAATACTATTAACAATACGGCGGATAATTTTTTGGTCGGAGCGGCTTTTTCGTTTGCATTAGAGGATCATAAAAATATTTTTAATTTCCAATTATTGAATTCAAGAACCAAAACTTTCCAAGAACAATACGCTACAAATTTGCCTCCTGGAATTGAAATATCCGAAATGCCACTTGCTGCTGTAGGAAATTGGAAAGGTCATTTGTTTGACAATAAATTGGAAACAACATATAGTTACAGTTTTTTTAATGATGCTAAAAATGCTAAAGGAAATTATGTGTCTTTGGGAAATAAATTTAAAGCAGGTAAATTGACACTGTTTTATGATTTTCAATATAGTAATGAAGGTTTGGATCGCAAATCTGTAGTTACCAATATAATCAAAAGTAAATATGTATATGCGGCGGAAGATGTGAGTTATATGGAAAATTGGGTTAGAGCTGAATATCAGATTCGTCCAAGGTTAAATCTCCTGCTTACGGTGATGAATAGTAACGCATCTTGGAATGGGAATCCTGATCCAAACAAAGAAAACAATTTATTGAAATCTTACGGTATAATTCCAACAGTTGAATATTTGCCATTTAAAGATTTTAATTTGAAGTTTTACGCAGGTTACATTGCTAAGAAAAATAACTATTCGTCTTATGCACAAAATACTTTTGGCGCAGTGGATGGGACAACAGGGCAAGTGAGTTTTGGTATAATTGCTCCTTTGTTGGTTTTATAA
- the fahA gene encoding fumarylacetoacetase: protein MPITANDTSRRSWLEVLPDSDFPIQNIPFGVFLTKENIVTVGSRIGDFAIDLGALQQLNYFEGIELTDDMFMQDTLNDFISDGQKTWRLVRNRIAEIFDATNPELRDNPKHRSIVIFRMEDVEMQLPVLIGDYTDFYSSKEHATNVGKMFRDPENALLPNWLHIPIGYHGRSSSIIPSGIPVHRPMGQILPHGETTPVFGPSRSVDFELETAFITTDCNIMGETVPISEVEDFIFGMVLLNDWSARDIQKWEYVPLGPFLSKNFATSISPWIITMDALEPFRTKGPKQEPTPFPYLQQKGKHSFDINLEVSIVPENAKPTVVSKTNFKYIYWTMNQQLAHHTSNGCRVNSGDMMGSGTISGPTPDSYGSMLELTWGGKNPIQLNDGSQRKFINDGDTVIINGYSQNGQVRIGFGECSSKLLPPFVRQ, encoded by the coding sequence ATGCCGATAACAGCTAACGACACTAGTAGAAGATCATGGTTAGAAGTCTTGCCAGACAGTGATTTTCCTATCCAAAATATTCCTTTTGGGGTTTTTCTTACCAAAGAAAATATCGTCACGGTAGGCTCAAGAATTGGTGATTTTGCAATCGATTTGGGTGCTTTACAACAATTGAATTACTTTGAAGGGATTGAATTGACAGACGATATGTTCATGCAGGATACCCTCAATGATTTTATATCAGACGGTCAAAAAACATGGAGATTGGTGAGAAACAGAATTGCTGAAATTTTTGACGCAACAAACCCTGAATTAAGAGACAACCCCAAACACAGAAGTATAGTAATTTTCAGAATGGAAGATGTTGAAATGCAACTTCCTGTATTAATTGGTGATTATACCGATTTTTATTCTAGTAAGGAACACGCCACTAATGTTGGGAAAATGTTCCGTGATCCGGAAAACGCTTTATTGCCAAACTGGCTCCACATCCCGATAGGATACCACGGTAGAAGTTCGTCTATTATTCCATCCGGAATTCCGGTACACAGACCAATGGGACAAATCCTGCCACATGGGGAAACTACACCAGTTTTTGGCCCATCTCGTTCAGTTGATTTCGAATTGGAAACGGCTTTTATCACAACGGATTGCAATATTATGGGAGAAACTGTCCCCATCAGTGAAGTCGAAGATTTTATTTTCGGAATGGTTTTATTGAATGATTGGAGTGCCCGAGATATCCAAAAATGGGAATATGTTCCGCTTGGACCTTTCTTATCCAAGAATTTTGCCACTTCAATTTCGCCATGGATTATCACGATGGATGCATTGGAACCTTTCAGAACCAAAGGACCTAAACAGGAACCAACTCCTTTCCCTTATTTACAACAAAAAGGGAAACACTCATTTGACATCAATCTCGAAGTATCCATAGTTCCAGAAAATGCAAAACCCACCGTTGTTTCCAAAACCAATTTTAAATATATATATTGGACAATGAACCAACAATTGGCACATCACACATCAAACGGATGTCGTGTAAATTCTGGTGATATGATGGGATCAGGAACTATTTCCGGTCCTACACCAGACAGTTACGGATCGATGCTTGAACTGACATGGGGAGGAAAAAACCCTATCCAGCTAAATGATGGTTCCCAACGCAAATTTATCAACGATGGAGACACGGTAATTATCAATGGATACAGTCAAAACGGACAGGTTCGTATTGGTTTTGGAGAATGCTCCAGTAAATTATTACCCCCTTTTGTAAGACAATAA
- a CDS encoding IS4 family transposase, which produces MNSGKYVFAQILNFINRYEFEKSVIKYNGDYRTRDFNCWNQFLQLFFGQLTSRNSLRDICTCLKAHRNKLYHLGIKQYVNQSTLSRANERRDYRIFEDFGFFLINQVRPKYSDESILNIDIDNEVFALDSTTISLSLKLFSWAPGKYSRGAIKVHTLLDLRGSIPAFILITDGKYHDSNTLDVLIPNPDAIYIMDKAYVDFKALYRFHVSDAFFISRSKTSMNYSIVEINYNIDQSTGLRGDKTITLNGYKSKKLYPESLRLVEFYDFESEIELSFLTNNFELTALEIANLYRNRWQIEVFFKWIKQNLTIKTLWGHSENAVNIHIWIAISTYLIIAKIKKDLKSDLSIYEIIQILGISVFDKTPLSELLTDIQSNQNVNEQINLFNS; this is translated from the coding sequence ATGAATTCAGGGAAATATGTTTTTGCACAAATTCTAAATTTTATTAATCGTTATGAATTTGAAAAGTCCGTTATAAAATACAATGGCGATTACAGAACTAGAGATTTTAATTGTTGGAATCAATTTTTACAATTGTTCTTTGGTCAATTAACCTCTAGGAATTCTTTAAGAGATATTTGTACCTGTTTAAAAGCTCATCGAAACAAACTGTACCACCTTGGAATTAAGCAATATGTAAATCAATCTACTTTATCAAGAGCTAATGAAAGAAGAGATTACAGAATATTTGAGGATTTTGGATTTTTCTTAATCAATCAAGTTAGGCCAAAATACTCAGATGAATCAATTCTGAACATTGATATCGATAACGAGGTATTTGCATTAGATTCTACAACTATATCTCTAAGTTTAAAATTGTTTAGTTGGGCTCCTGGAAAATACTCTAGAGGGGCAATTAAAGTCCATACATTACTAGATTTAAGAGGTAGTATTCCGGCTTTTATACTCATCACTGACGGTAAATACCATGACAGTAACACGCTAGATGTTCTTATTCCAAATCCTGATGCTATTTACATAATGGACAAGGCTTATGTTGACTTTAAAGCTTTATATAGATTTCACGTAAGTGATGCATTTTTTATATCAAGATCAAAAACATCAATGAATTATTCCATTGTTGAGATAAACTATAATATTGACCAGAGTACAGGATTGAGAGGAGATAAAACTATAACACTTAATGGATACAAATCCAAAAAACTCTATCCAGAATCATTGAGACTAGTAGAATTTTATGACTTTGAAAGCGAAATAGAATTGTCTTTTTTAACCAATAATTTTGAATTAACAGCTCTAGAAATAGCGAATTTATATCGCAATAGATGGCAAATTGAGGTGTTTTTCAAGTGGATAAAACAAAATTTGACTATTAAAACTTTATGGGGACATTCCGAAAACGCAGTAAATATTCACATATGGATAGCAATTTCTACATATTTAATAATTGCAAAAATTAAAAAGGATTTAAAAAGTGATTTATCGATATATGAAATAATACAAATCCTGGGGATATCAGTATTTGACAAAACCCCATTAAGTGAGCTTCTAACAGATATTCAATCAAATCAAAATGTCAATGAACAGATAAACTTATTTAACAGTTAA
- a CDS encoding carbonic anhydrase — MKKKGLLFLLFISILSVYNYGASAQNDNLSSLQKLQEGNKRFASGKPVHPDETLKRLRELKGGQHPFAVVVSCSDSRVPAELVFDQGLGDIFSIRTAGNVMGDYELGSIEYAVEHLDCKLIVVMGHKSCGAVKAFVDTKGNYDQEDHIKKIVEYIGNEKEENDLVKANKLSMDNAVNANVLHGVNFLKNAEPILKENYEQKKITIIGAVYDIETGKVTFEKIK, encoded by the coding sequence ATGAAAAAAAAAGGACTACTTTTTTTGCTTTTTATAAGCATTTTGTCTGTTTATAATTATGGGGCAAGTGCCCAAAACGACAATTTGTCTTCACTTCAAAAACTGCAGGAGGGAAATAAAAGATTTGCTTCGGGAAAACCGGTGCACCCCGATGAAACCCTAAAAAGATTAAGAGAACTTAAAGGAGGACAGCATCCATTTGCCGTTGTTGTGAGCTGTTCGGACTCAAGAGTTCCGGCAGAATTAGTGTTTGATCAAGGCCTTGGGGATATTTTCTCTATTAGAACCGCCGGAAACGTAATGGGCGATTATGAATTGGGAAGCATTGAGTATGCTGTTGAACATTTGGACTGCAAATTGATTGTTGTCATGGGACATAAAAGTTGTGGTGCCGTAAAAGCATTTGTCGATACAAAGGGAAATTACGATCAAGAGGATCATATCAAAAAAATAGTTGAATACATTGGTAACGAAAAAGAAGAAAACGACCTTGTTAAAGCCAATAAATTGTCAATGGACAATGCTGTGAATGCTAATGTTTTGCATGGTGTTAATTTTCTAAAAAATGCTGAACCAATTTTAAAAGAAAATTATGAGCAAAAGAAAATTACTATTATTGGAGCAGTTTATGATATTGAAACTGGAAAAGTAACTTTTGAAAAAATAAAATAG